From one Comamonas piscis genomic stretch:
- the rimP gene encoding ribosome maturation factor RimP: MSLQETTLQTVSGLGYDLVEIERSASGLLRITIDLPWSGDAVRPEGVPEQFVTVEDCEKVTRQLQFALEVEGVEYKRLEVSSPGIDRPLRHEQDFIRFTGEVVDLTLREAIGAAAEGTAISANRKKFRGTLERTEAGGWQIVWSDAPAVKPGARVSKKRPPAPLQSLGFTFDELREARLAPIVSFKGKAAAGSAGEAEA; the protein is encoded by the coding sequence GTGAGCTTGCAAGAAACCACCCTACAAACGGTGAGCGGCCTGGGCTACGACTTGGTGGAGATCGAACGCTCCGCCAGCGGCCTTTTACGCATCACCATCGATCTGCCATGGAGCGGGGATGCTGTCCGCCCGGAAGGCGTGCCAGAACAGTTTGTCACGGTGGAGGATTGCGAGAAGGTCACGCGCCAGCTGCAGTTTGCGCTGGAAGTCGAGGGCGTGGAATACAAGCGCCTCGAAGTGTCGTCCCCTGGTATTGATCGCCCCTTGCGGCATGAGCAGGATTTCATCCGCTTTACGGGTGAAGTGGTGGATTTGACGCTGAGAGAGGCCATTGGCGCAGCCGCCGAAGGCACTGCGATCAGCGCCAACCGCAAGAAATTTCGAGGCACGCTTGAGCGCACCGAAGCAGGGGGCTGGCAGATCGTCTGGAGCGATGCACCCGCTGTCAAGCCCGGCGCTCGCGTCAGCAAGAAGCGCCCGCCTGCACCTTTGCAAAGTCTTGGTTTTACGTTCGATGAGTTGCGGGAAGCGCGTCTGGCGCCCATCGTGAGTTTCAAGGGTAAAGCTGCTGCGGGCAGTGCCGGCGAAGCCGAAGCCTGA
- a CDS encoding thioredoxin family protein: MTEAARAPWLVVCLCAQWCGTCGQYQAVFEALAQQWPDMAFVWLDVEDEEEALGELDITTFPTVLLGRGEEAMFLGPVLPQPGVLQRMLERFSQGDAQALPAQDDAHALLQRTAAILQARSA, encoded by the coding sequence ATGACCGAGGCTGCGCGTGCGCCCTGGCTGGTGGTGTGTCTATGCGCACAGTGGTGTGGTACCTGTGGCCAGTACCAGGCGGTATTTGAGGCCTTGGCCCAGCAATGGCCAGACATGGCCTTTGTGTGGCTGGATGTCGAAGACGAAGAAGAGGCGCTGGGGGAGCTGGATATCACCACCTTCCCCACGGTGTTGCTGGGCCGCGGTGAAGAAGCCATGTTCCTGGGCCCGGTGCTGCCCCAGCCGGGCGTGCTGCAGCGCATGCTGGAGCGCTTTTCGCAAGGCGATGCACAGGCCCTGCCTGCCCAAGACGATGCCCATGCGTTGCTGCAGCGCACGGCAGCGATATTGCAGGCGCGCAGCGCATAG
- a CDS encoding DnaJ C-terminal domain-containing protein: MDSKNYYDVLGVDKKASADDIKKAFRKLARKYHPDLSKEKDAQQRMAEVNEANAVLSDAQKRAEYDEMLNAPRGFDPRAGNPFRNAEGFGGGDYEFRRQSMGGDADYSDFFREMFGNAARGQHRTGAPPPMRGDDQHASIELDLMDSYQGAEKTLTLHGQAYDGDGSLRSQERQLQVKIPPGVREGQMIRLAGQGGPGYQGGPAGDLLLEVHFRPDKRWRAEGKDVYMPVAISPWEAALGGSAEVTTPAGTLEVGIPAGWSAGRKLRIKGKGLPSATPGDLYLELQLHIPPATNEPERAAYADFAKAFPHYQPRQGD, encoded by the coding sequence ATGGATTCCAAAAACTACTACGACGTTCTAGGCGTGGACAAAAAAGCCAGCGCCGACGATATCAAAAAGGCGTTTCGCAAACTCGCCCGCAAATACCACCCCGACCTGAGCAAGGAAAAAGATGCCCAGCAGCGCATGGCCGAGGTCAATGAGGCCAACGCCGTGCTGTCGGATGCGCAAAAGCGAGCGGAATACGACGAGATGCTTAATGCACCGCGCGGTTTTGACCCGCGTGCGGGCAACCCTTTCCGCAACGCCGAGGGCTTTGGCGGCGGCGATTATGAGTTCCGCCGCCAGAGCATGGGGGGCGACGCCGATTACAGCGATTTCTTCCGCGAGATGTTTGGCAATGCCGCGCGCGGCCAGCACCGTACCGGTGCGCCACCACCAATGCGCGGTGACGACCAGCATGCCAGCATCGAGCTGGACCTGATGGACAGCTACCAGGGGGCTGAGAAGACGCTGACCCTGCATGGCCAGGCCTATGACGGCGATGGCAGCCTGCGCAGCCAGGAGCGGCAGTTGCAGGTGAAAATCCCCCCTGGCGTGCGCGAGGGGCAGATGATTCGCCTGGCCGGCCAAGGCGGGCCTGGCTACCAAGGTGGCCCTGCAGGCGATCTCTTGCTGGAAGTCCATTTTCGCCCCGACAAACGCTGGCGTGCCGAAGGCAAGGATGTCTATATGCCGGTGGCGATCAGCCCCTGGGAGGCTGCATTGGGCGGCAGCGCCGAGGTGACAACCCCTGCCGGAACTTTGGAAGTGGGCATTCCCGCAGGCTGGTCTGCCGGGCGCAAGCTGCGCATCAAGGGCAAGGGCCTGCCTTCAGCCACTCCCGGGGATTTGTACCTGGAACTGCAGCTGCACATTCCGCCCGCCACCAACGAGCCGGAACGTGCCGCCTATGCAGATTTTGCCAAGGCCTTCCCCCATTACCAGCCGCGCCAAGGAGACTGA
- a CDS encoding MerR family transcriptional regulator: MPHYTTTVHTTMLEIITDDSLDAASLAQACQRNLAWVQARVIDGVLTPSTGTRNPEAVASWRFAGTCIVRARRLASLEHTYDADPQLAAMTVDLMEEVLELRRRLRQH, from the coding sequence ATGCCCCACTACACGACCACCGTACACACGACGATGCTGGAGATCATCACGGACGATAGCCTCGATGCCGCCAGCCTGGCGCAGGCCTGCCAACGCAACCTGGCCTGGGTGCAGGCCCGCGTCATCGATGGCGTGCTGACACCCAGCACCGGTACGCGCAACCCTGAAGCCGTTGCGAGCTGGCGCTTTGCTGGCACTTGTATTGTTCGAGCGCGCCGCCTGGCCTCGCTGGAGCACACCTACGACGCGGATCCCCAGCTCGCGGCCATGACGGTAGACCTGATGGAAGAGGTTCTGGAATTGCGCCGCCGGCTGCGGCAGCATTGA
- a CDS encoding lipocalin family protein translates to MHELDHQQRPQQRTLWLPLAAGVAALAVYWWASSKSRKVVPVDLIEPVADFDVDRFVGDWYEIARIERGLGKPLTRSRVEYELLSDGSLGITTRGFHAGTHRWVEGHGIARFVGAPHFGAMKASFMGPFHEGYHVVAIDPDYRWAMLMGDTTDSFKLLSRQPVLDGKTSDMLVHQAALMGVETSRIHWVMQDGINPTGHW, encoded by the coding sequence ATGCATGAGCTCGATCATCAACAACGGCCGCAACAGCGCACCCTCTGGCTCCCCCTCGCAGCAGGTGTGGCGGCCTTGGCCGTTTACTGGTGGGCCAGCAGCAAATCTCGCAAAGTCGTACCTGTGGACCTGATCGAACCGGTGGCCGACTTTGATGTGGATCGCTTTGTCGGCGACTGGTATGAGATCGCCCGCATCGAGCGCGGCCTGGGCAAGCCGCTGACACGCTCGCGTGTGGAGTACGAACTGCTGAGCGATGGCAGCCTGGGCATCACCACCCGGGGATTCCATGCAGGCACCCACCGCTGGGTCGAGGGCCATGGTATTGCCCGCTTTGTGGGTGCACCCCACTTTGGCGCGATGAAGGCCTCGTTCATGGGCCCCTTCCATGAGGGCTACCATGTGGTTGCCATCGACCCCGATTACCGCTGGGCCATGCTGATGGGCGACACCACCGACTCCTTCAAGCTGCTCTCGCGCCAGCCAGTGCTGGATGGCAAGACCAGCGACATGCTGGTGCACCAGGCAGCGTTGATGGGCGTCGAGACCTCGCGTATTCATTGGGTGATGCAGGACGGCATCAACCCCACTGGCCACTGGTAA
- a CDS encoding ABC transporter ATP-binding protein, with translation MTTQTSNANADVLLQVSQLNAWYGEAHILFDVALEVRRGEVVALMGRNGAGKSTTLKAIMGLVERRQGSVRFMGQSIAQADAWQIARMGLGYVPEDRRIFSELTVLENLEVGRQPPRSWADGSAASHWTVDELLAAFPNLAAMPQRPGGQMSGGEQQMLTVARTLMGNPYLVLLDEPSEGVAPVIVEQMVQMVLQLKRRGVSILLCEQNLHFARLVSDRAYVLEKGVVQFAGSMQALMDEERAGAKRIGV, from the coding sequence ATGACCACGCAGACAAGCAACGCAAACGCCGATGTGCTGCTGCAGGTGAGCCAGTTGAACGCCTGGTATGGCGAGGCCCACATTCTGTTTGATGTGGCGCTGGAGGTGCGGCGCGGTGAGGTGGTGGCCTTGATGGGCCGCAATGGCGCGGGCAAATCGACCACGCTCAAGGCCATCATGGGGCTGGTGGAGCGGCGCCAGGGCAGTGTGCGCTTTATGGGCCAGAGCATTGCGCAGGCTGACGCTTGGCAGATCGCCCGCATGGGCCTGGGCTATGTGCCCGAGGACCGGCGCATTTTCAGCGAACTGACGGTGCTGGAGAACCTGGAGGTGGGCCGCCAGCCCCCGCGCAGTTGGGCTGATGGCAGCGCCGCCAGCCACTGGACCGTGGACGAGCTGCTGGCAGCTTTCCCCAATCTGGCGGCCATGCCGCAGCGCCCCGGTGGCCAGATGAGCGGCGGCGAGCAGCAGATGCTGACGGTTGCCCGCACCTTGATGGGCAACCCCTATCTGGTCCTGCTCGACGAGCCTTCAGAAGGGGTAGCGCCGGTGATTGTCGAGCAGATGGTACAGATGGTGCTGCAGCTCAAGCGCCGGGGCGTGAGCATTCTGCTCTGCGAGCAAAACCTGCACTTTGCCCGCTTGGTCAGCGACCGGGCCTATGTGCTGGAAAAGGGCGTGGTTCAGTTTGCCGGCAGCATGCAGGCCTTGATGGATGAGGAGCGGGCGGGGGCCAAGCGGATCGGCGTTTGA
- a CDS encoding ABC transporter ATP-binding protein, protein MTELLQVTGLGKRFGGVQAVADVGFALRPGEVLALIGPNGAGKTTTFNMLGGQLRPDAGSMLLNGTALGGKLPREIWRLGVGRTFQIAETFASLTVAENVQMALLSAAGRTFGLWQKAAAFEREQALALLALVGMQDQADRACNALAYGDVKRVELAMAMAHKPLLLLMDEPTAGMAQAERLQLMALTRQLARERNMAVLFTEHSMDVVFAYADRIIVLARGRLIAEGTPEAVRHNPEVQAVYLGTGSTYDSQEPV, encoded by the coding sequence ATGACAGAACTGCTGCAAGTGACCGGTTTGGGCAAGCGCTTTGGCGGCGTGCAGGCCGTTGCCGACGTGGGCTTTGCGCTGCGCCCGGGCGAGGTGCTGGCGCTGATTGGCCCCAACGGTGCCGGCAAGACGACGACCTTCAATATGCTGGGTGGCCAGCTGCGGCCTGATGCCGGCAGCATGCTGCTGAATGGCACCGCCTTGGGCGGCAAGCTACCGCGCGAGATATGGCGGCTGGGGGTAGGGCGTACCTTCCAGATTGCCGAAACCTTTGCCTCGCTGACGGTGGCCGAGAATGTGCAGATGGCCTTGTTGTCTGCGGCAGGCCGCACGTTCGGGCTGTGGCAAAAAGCGGCTGCGTTTGAGCGCGAGCAGGCGCTGGCCTTGCTGGCGCTGGTGGGCATGCAGGACCAAGCGGACCGCGCCTGCAATGCGCTGGCCTATGGCGATGTGAAGCGGGTGGAGCTGGCGATGGCCATGGCGCATAAGCCCTTGTTGCTGCTCATGGATGAGCCGACCGCCGGCATGGCCCAGGCCGAGCGGCTGCAACTGATGGCCCTGACCCGGCAACTGGCCCGCGAGCGCAACATGGCGGTGCTGTTTACCGAGCACAGCATGGATGTGGTGTTCGCCTATGCGGACCGCATCATCGTGCTGGCGCGGGGCCGGCTGATTGCCGAGGGTACGCCGGAGGCTGTGCGGCACAACCCCGAGGTGCAGGCGGTGTACCTGGGCACAGGCAGCACCTATGACAGCCAGGAGCCCGTGTGA
- a CDS encoding ABC transporter ATP-binding protein: MLESASIPAAVPAPLLQVNHLHVGFGGQDVVKDLSFSIQAGEKLALVGESGSGKTITALSLLRLVGDAQLRGEALMGGRNLLQISEREIQAVRGDEIAVIFQEPMTALNPLLTMGAQIAEVLQLKRGMGDKEAWAQAVELLATTGIREPERRAGSYPHQLSGGQRQRAMIAMALASRPKLLIADEPTTALDVSLRGQILELLSDLQRQTGMAVLMITHDLPLVRHFADRVAVMEKGRLVEQGPVADVFAAPQHPYTQKLLASTPQRQVVARQPDAPAVLQTQGLQVSYATPLPGIRGWFRKGRFDALRGASMVLGRGQTLGVIGESGSGKSTLAQAILGLLPSQGELRIDQQSWQQPPQHNSASNQQLRRKVQVVFQDPFSSLSPRMTVQEIVGEGLQLAQPGLSAAQLREQVLAMLNEVGMTEVQFPELLDRYPHAFSGGQRQRLAIARALIVDPEILVLDEPTSALDVTIQQQVLALLQRLQRERGLSYLLITHDVAVIRAMAHEVLVMKDGEVVEAGEVMQVLDAPREAYTQRLMAASLELS; this comes from the coding sequence ATGCTTGAGAGTGCATCCATTCCGGCTGCAGTGCCTGCGCCGCTGTTGCAGGTCAACCACTTGCATGTGGGCTTTGGCGGCCAGGACGTCGTCAAGGACCTGAGCTTTTCCATCCAGGCCGGCGAGAAGCTGGCCTTGGTGGGCGAATCTGGCTCGGGCAAGACCATCACGGCGCTGTCGCTGCTGCGCTTGGTGGGTGATGCCCAGCTGCGCGGCGAGGCGCTGATGGGTGGGCGCAACCTGCTGCAGATCTCCGAGCGTGAAATTCAAGCAGTGCGCGGCGATGAGATTGCGGTGATCTTCCAAGAGCCGATGACGGCGCTGAACCCGCTGTTGACGATGGGCGCGCAGATTGCCGAGGTGCTGCAGCTCAAACGCGGCATGGGCGACAAGGAGGCCTGGGCGCAGGCCGTAGAGCTGCTGGCCACCACCGGCATCCGGGAGCCCGAGCGGCGCGCCGGCAGCTACCCGCACCAGTTGAGCGGTGGCCAGCGCCAGCGCGCGATGATTGCGATGGCCCTGGCCAGTCGGCCCAAGCTGCTGATTGCCGACGAGCCGACGACCGCGCTGGATGTGAGCCTGCGAGGCCAGATTCTCGAACTGCTGAGCGACCTGCAGCGACAGACCGGCATGGCCGTGCTGATGATCACCCATGATTTGCCGCTGGTGCGGCATTTTGCCGACCGGGTGGCCGTGATGGAAAAAGGCCGGCTGGTGGAGCAGGGGCCTGTGGCCGACGTGTTTGCCGCACCCCAGCACCCCTACACCCAAAAGCTGCTGGCCAGCACGCCCCAGCGCCAGGTGGTGGCTCGCCAGCCCGATGCGCCGGCGGTGCTGCAAACGCAGGGCTTGCAGGTCAGCTATGCCACCCCGCTGCCAGGCATTCGCGGCTGGTTTCGCAAAGGGCGGTTTGATGCGCTGCGCGGCGCCAGCATGGTGCTGGGCCGGGGCCAGACCTTGGGGGTGATTGGCGAGTCGGGCTCGGGCAAATCCACCTTGGCCCAGGCGATTTTGGGCCTGTTGCCCAGCCAGGGCGAGCTGCGCATTGACCAGCAGAGCTGGCAGCAACCGCCGCAGCACAACAGCGCCTCCAACCAGCAACTGCGCCGCAAGGTGCAGGTGGTGTTCCAGGATCCGTTCTCGTCGCTGTCGCCCCGGATGACGGTGCAAGAGATCGTGGGCGAAGGCCTGCAGCTGGCGCAGCCTGGGCTGAGCGCTGCACAACTGCGCGAGCAGGTGCTGGCCATGCTGAACGAAGTGGGCATGACCGAGGTGCAGTTCCCCGAGCTGCTCGACCGCTACCCGCATGCGTTCTCTGGCGGCCAGCGCCAGCGCCTGGCCATTGCCCGCGCGCTGATCGTGGACCCGGAGATTTTGGTGCTGGATGAGCCCACCAGCGCGCTGGACGTCACCATCCAGCAGCAGGTGCTGGCTTTGCTGCAGCGCTTGCAGCGCGAGCGTGGCCTCAGTTATCTGCTGATCACCCACGATGTGGCGGTGATCCGCGCGATGGCGCATGAGGTGCTGGTGATGAAGGACGGCGAGGTGGTGGAGGCGGGCGAGGTCATGCAGGTGCTTGACGCCCCCCGCGAGGCCTATACCCAGCGCTTGATGGCTGCGAGCCTGGAGCTGAGCTGA
- a CDS encoding ABC transporter permease: MTKPVSPLPPGRSPAARAWRRFKSNKLGFYSLLLFVVLVVLSLFAEVLSNDKPLIVRYQGQTYFPLAKDYPETTFGGDFHTATDYLDPFIEQQLRKDGNWVLFPPNHFGPGTINYFAKSPTPSAPSADNWLGTDDRGRDLLAQLIYGFRVSVLFGLALTVVGTIIGVLAGAIQGFFGGKVDLVGQRFTEIWSAMPTLYLLIIFSAVLAPSVALLLVLLSLFSWMALADYVRVEFLRNRQMDYVKSAQALGVPSWKIMWRHILPNSMTPVVTFLPFQMSAAILTLTSLDFLGLGVPPGTPSLGELLNQGKNSIDAWWISLATFAVLVITLLLLTFMGDALRDALDPRKQLNTPAGDKPVAPAAAPAPSTAAANTKEAQHA; this comes from the coding sequence ATGACCAAGCCTGTTTCCCCATTGCCACCCGGCCGCTCTCCCGCCGCCCGCGCCTGGCGCCGCTTCAAGTCCAACAAGCTGGGCTTTTACAGCCTGCTGCTGTTTGTAGTGCTGGTGGTGCTCAGCCTGTTCGCCGAGGTGCTCAGCAACGACAAACCCCTCATCGTGCGCTACCAAGGGCAGACCTATTTCCCTCTCGCCAAGGACTACCCGGAGACCACGTTTGGCGGCGATTTCCACACCGCGACCGACTACCTCGACCCCTTTATCGAGCAGCAATTGCGCAAAGACGGCAACTGGGTGCTGTTCCCCCCTAACCATTTTGGGCCGGGCACCATCAACTATTTTGCCAAGTCGCCCACGCCGTCTGCCCCGTCTGCCGACAACTGGCTGGGCACCGATGACCGGGGACGGGATCTGCTCGCACAGCTGATATATGGCTTTCGGGTGAGTGTGCTGTTTGGCCTGGCGCTGACGGTAGTGGGCACCATTATTGGTGTGCTGGCGGGGGCCATCCAGGGCTTTTTTGGCGGCAAGGTGGATTTGGTGGGCCAGCGCTTTACCGAGATATGGAGCGCCATGCCGACCTTGTACCTGCTCATTATCTTCAGCGCCGTGTTGGCCCCCAGCGTGGCCTTGCTCCTGGTGCTGCTGAGCCTGTTCAGCTGGATGGCGCTGGCTGACTATGTGCGGGTGGAGTTTTTGCGCAACCGCCAGATGGACTATGTGAAATCGGCGCAGGCGCTGGGCGTGCCGAGCTGGAAAATCATGTGGCGCCACATTCTGCCCAACAGCATGACGCCGGTGGTCACCTTCTTGCCGTTCCAGATGAGCGCGGCGATCTTGACCTTGACCTCGCTGGACTTTCTGGGCCTGGGCGTGCCCCCCGGCACCCCCAGTCTCGGTGAACTGCTCAACCAGGGCAAGAACAGCATCGATGCCTGGTGGATTTCGCTGGCCACCTTTGCGGTGCTGGTCATCACCTTGCTGCTGCTGACCTTTATGGGCGATGCGCTGCGCGATGCGCTGGACCCGAGAAAGCAGCTGAACACGCCCGCGGGCGACAAGCCCGTTGCGCCCGCCGCAGCACCAGCACCGTCGACCGCGGCGGCAAATACCAAGGAGGCGCAGCATGCTTGA
- a CDS encoding DUF2127 domain-containing protein, which translates to MSATNTAQALRTALKSIAIFEALKGLAALLGLLGLLSLLHHDLHRLALELIGHFGLSPEARYPAVLITWVDKINATSIHTLVLLGATYIALRWLEAWGLWHDKAWGEWLGALSSGLYIPLEVQHLLAHRHWQGAVVLILNTVVVAVLLRRLYLRRKA; encoded by the coding sequence ATGTCTGCCACCAACACCGCCCAAGCCTTGCGCACCGCGCTCAAAAGCATTGCCATTTTTGAAGCGCTCAAAGGCCTGGCCGCACTGCTGGGCCTGTTGGGGCTGCTGAGCCTGCTGCACCACGATCTGCACCGGCTCGCGCTGGAGCTGATCGGGCACTTTGGCCTGTCGCCCGAGGCGCGTTATCCGGCCGTGCTGATCACCTGGGTGGACAAGATCAATGCCACCTCCATCCACACCCTCGTGCTGCTGGGCGCGACTTATATCGCGCTGCGCTGGCTGGAGGCCTGGGGTTTGTGGCATGACAAGGCCTGGGGCGAATGGCTGGGTGCGCTGTCCTCCGGTCTGTACATTCCCCTGGAAGTGCAGCACCTGCTGGCGCACCGCCACTGGCAAGGTGCGGTGGTGCTGATTCTCAATACCGTGGTGGTGGCCGTGCTGCTGCGGCGCTTGTACCTGCGGCGCAAAGCCTGA